The genomic stretch AGGGCAGTGATAATGCGTGGGATGAAATGCTTCACCTTGTGTTATCTACTTTATCTTTACCTTTAGATACGCCTGAACATATTTTTAATGCACGTTTAACCAAATCAGAAAAAAATCAGTTAATTCAACTTGTGGTTGAACGTATTTCGCAACGTGTTCCAGTGGCATATTTAACCAATAAAGCATGGTTTTGTGGTTTAGAATTTTATGTAGATGAACGTGTTATTGTGCCACGTTCGCCAATTTGTGCGTTGATTGAAGATAAATTCGCAGGACTACTTTCTCAAGAACCGAAACGTATTTTAGATTTATGTACGGGCAGTGGCTGTATTGCGATTGCGTGTGCAAATGCGTTCCCTGATGCGGAAGTGGATGCGGTAGATATTTCGGTTGATGCGTTAAATGTTGCGGAAATTAATATTGAGCATTATCAATTAGGTGATCGTGTTTTTCCACTACAATCCAATCTATTCCAAAACTTATTGACAGATGGTTACGATCTCATTGTGACCAATCCGCCGTATGTAGATGAAGAAGATTTAGCAGATATGCCAGAAGAGTTCCATAATGAACCTGATATTGCATTAGGTTCTGGTGTAGATGGTTTAACCATTACCAAAGAAATTCTGGCTAAAGCAAGCGATTATCTCAATGATGACGGGCTTTTAGTGTGTGAAGTGGGTAATAGTATGCTTGAATTAATGGCAATTTTCCCAGATGTGCCATTTAATTGGGTTGAACTACGTAATGGTGGCTTAGGTGTTTTTGCATTAACTAAAGCGCAATTACTTGAACATAAACATACTTTTGAACAAGCACTCGTAAATTTATAATTTTAATTAGGACATCAGTATGAGTTATTGATGTCCTATTTTTTTGAGGGTTAATATGAACATTAGCGCAGTCGCAAAACGGAGTGGCTTATCCGCAAAACAGATTCGAGATTATGAAAAAATGGGATTACTCCCACATGCAAAACGTTCTGAAAGCGGATATCGAATTTATACGGAAGAGGATCTTACCCGTTTAATTTTTATTAGTAATGCACGCAAAGTCGATTTTTCATTATTGCAGATTAAGCAATTATTGATGCTTAATGACAATTCAAATCGTACGAGTCGTGAAGTGAAAGAAATCACCGCAGAGCAGATTAGCAAAATCGAAGAAAAAATTGCACAATTACAAGAAATGCTTGATATTCTGCGCCACCTCCATGCTGGGTGTCACGGTGATGAAAATCCAAATTGCTCAATTTTAAAAGCACTACATGGCAAATAAGATTAAGCCTAATTAGGCTTTCTTATTCTGATGTTCCAATGCTGCATGTTGAACTTTAACGTGTTTTCCTAAGGCTTTGAAATAATCGCCAAGTTTTTCTGCTAAATAAACAGAACGGTGTTTTCCACCAGTACAACCAATAGCAATGGTTAAATAGCTACGGTTATTGGCTTCGAGCATTGGTAACCATTCTGTTAAGTATGCTTCTGTTTTATGTAGAAATTCTTGTACTTCAGTTTGAGCGGCTAAATAATCCTGTACTTCTTTTTCCAAGCCTGTGTGTGGACGTAATTCTGGAATCCAATGTGGATTAGGAAGAAAACGAGCATCAAAAACGTAATCAGCATCTAAAGGAAGTCCATATTTAAAGCCGAAAGATTGAACGATAATTTTAAGCTCTTTATCGTCTTTTCCTACGGCAAATAGACGTAATTGACTAGCTAATTCATGCACGGATAATTTAGATGTATCAATGATTAAATTCGCTTGTTCACGAAGGGGCAGGAGATAGGCATACTCCTGATCGATAGCATTTTCAAGCGATAAATCTTGGGCTTGTGAAAGCGGATGACTACGGCGAGAGTCGCTATAACGGCGAATGAGTACATTACGATCACTATCTAAAAAGACAATATGGATATGATTTTTCTGCTCAAGCTGTTTAATCATTTCCGTGAGGGTATCTGGACAACGAGGTAAATTGCGAATATCTAAACTGATAGCTACAGATTTTTGGCTTTTGCCTAACATATCTACAAGTTGTGGCAAAAGATCAAGAGGGAGGTTATCAACGCAGTAATAGCCGATATCTTCTAAGGCACGCAGTGCAATAGATTTTCCTGCACCAGAACGACCGCTAACAATAATGATGTTCATTTTCTCCCTCCGTTAATTTAAATTTAGTTTAACGTCTCAGTTTCTTCAGTAGTATCTTGATTTTCTTCTTCCAAATCTGGATCGAAAGTAGCTTGTTCTAGATACTGAATATCACTTTCTTTGAAGGCTTGCCAGATTTCTTCTGCACTTTGAGCTGCACGTAGTTTTTTACATAGGGTTTTATCAACTAAACGTTTTGCAATTTCTTGTAACTTTGTTGAAAATTCTGCGCACATTTCATTTGGAATAAGAATAGCGAGAATTAAATCTACATCACGATGATCAGGTGCATCATAATCTACACCGCTTGTTAATTGTAAAAATGCAGCGAGTGGCTTTGTTCCTTGCGGCAAGCGACCTTTAGGCATGGCAATACCATTACCTAATGCTGAATTACCAATTTTTTCACGCGTAAAAAGGCAATCTGTACAACAAATTTCTTTTTCTTTAACGATATCATCTTCTTGGCATTCAGATTCTTCATGCTCAACGGGAATATCCGCTTCTGGTGCAAGAATTTGTCCAATAATTTCAAAAGTCCGTTTTTTACTCGCACAAGTAATCCCTTGGCGGATATTCTCTAAAGTTAATAATTGTGTAAATAACAAAATAAAGTTCTCTAATTAAAGTTTAAACTGTTCACCAAGGTAAACACGTTTCACGTGTTCATTATTTAAAATTTCATCCGGTGTACCAGTTGCGATCATTTTCCCTGCACTCACAATATAGGCACGCTCACAAACGTCTAGTGTTTCGCGTACATTATGGTCAGTAATTAAAACGCCTAATCCACGATTACGTAGATCGAGGATAATTTTTTTAATATCAATAACAGAAATTGGGTCAACCCCTGCAAAAGGTTCATCTAGCAAGATAAATTTAGGATCGGCTGCTAAAGCACGGGCAATTTCGACACGGCGACGTTCCCCCCCTGAAAGGGATTGACCTAAGCTATCACGGATATGCCCGATATTAAATTCTTCAATAAGATCATCAGCTTTTTTACGACGCTCTTCAAGGGTCAATTCTTTACGAATTTCAAGAACGGCCATGAGATTATCATATACAGAAAGGTGACGGAAAATAGAGGCCTCTTGGGGTAAATAACCTAAACCTTTTTGCGCACGTTTAAACATAGGAAGTTGGCTTAAATCTTCATTATCAATAAAGATTTTTCCCGCATCGTTATTAACGAGTCCCACAACCATGTAGAAAGAAGTCGTTTTACCAGCGCCATTAGGTCCGAGTAAGCCAACAATTTCATTAGAATGAACATTAAAACTTACATCAGAAACAACCTGACGTCCTTTATAACTTTTGGCTAAATGTTGTGCCGAAAGAGTAGCCATAGATAATTCCTTGCTTATTTTTGTTGGGATGAGGTAGTTTGCATTGTTGTCGTGGTTTGCATAGGCAATGTGGACTGCTCATCCATTTTTTGCTCATTATGTAATTTTTGCACATCTTCTGTTTGAGTGAGAGGGGCACGAGTATTGAAATTGATAACAGGTGCGTCTTCCTCTTTAACTTGGTGAGCATGCGCATTTTTCGCATCATCTAATTGTGATGGAATTAAAATTGTACGAACACGACGTTGAGTTGAACCATCAGCTTTGAGTTGTTGATCTTTCACATCGTAAGTGATTTTACGTCCTTCAATTTGACTTTCTGCTTGACGTAGCTTAGCGTGTCCGATAAGGGTAATAAATTCTGTTTTTAGATCGTAATGTACAAAATCAGCCGACCCTTTTACGACCTTACCATCATCAAGTGTTTGTTGAAAATAAACAGGTGAACCATAGGCATCTAATGTTTCACTTTTCTTTTTGTCTTTAGGACGTGTGACAATCACTTTATGGGCTTTTATTTGGATTGAACCTTGCGTGATATAAACATTTTTTGTAAATACTGCCTGTGATGATGCCAAATTTAATGATTGCTTATCGGAAAGCACATTAATTGGTTGACGGGTATCATCCTTTAATGCAAAAGCTTGAGGAGCCATTGCTAAAATTGTTGTTGCTAATACCAGCGGTAAGAGAATAGATTTACGGTTGTTTAAATTCATAATGGGTATCTACTTGATTTTCTAAGGTAATTTGTTGTTGTTTAAAATTCCCTGACATAGTTCGCCCAACAGCACTAAGTTGTGGACCAGTAATGGTTGTTATATTTGGTGATTGATAGTCACCATTTTTAAGATTGACAAACGCTTTTTCAGTAGTTAGCGTTTT from Actinobacillus delphinicola encodes the following:
- the prmB gene encoding 50S ribosomal protein L3 N(5)-glutamine methyltransferase, with product MQSFNDELVAQIYADHVAQDLHTIQDFLRWGYTVFNQSDIYFGQGSDNAWDEMLHLVLSTLSLPLDTPEHIFNARLTKSEKNQLIQLVVERISQRVPVAYLTNKAWFCGLEFYVDERVIVPRSPICALIEDKFAGLLSQEPKRILDLCTGSGCIAIACANAFPDAEVDAVDISVDALNVAEINIEHYQLGDRVFPLQSNLFQNLLTDGYDLIVTNPPYVDEEDLADMPEEFHNEPDIALGSGVDGLTITKEILAKASDYLNDDGLLVCEVGNSMLELMAIFPDVPFNWVELRNGGLGVFALTKAQLLEHKHTFEQALVNL
- the cueR gene encoding Cu(I)-responsive transcriptional regulator, with the protein product MNISAVAKRSGLSAKQIRDYEKMGLLPHAKRSESGYRIYTEEDLTRLIFISNARKVDFSLLQIKQLLMLNDNSNRTSREVKEITAEQISKIEEKIAQLQEMLDILRHLHAGCHGDENPNCSILKALHGK
- the rapZ gene encoding RNase adapter RapZ — its product is MNIIIVSGRSGAGKSIALRALEDIGYYCVDNLPLDLLPQLVDMLGKSQKSVAISLDIRNLPRCPDTLTEMIKQLEQKNHIHIVFLDSDRNVLIRRYSDSRRSHPLSQAQDLSLENAIDQEYAYLLPLREQANLIIDTSKLSVHELASQLRLFAVGKDDKELKIIVQSFGFKYGLPLDADYVFDARFLPNPHWIPELRPHTGLEKEVQDYLAAQTEVQEFLHKTEAYLTEWLPMLEANNRSYLTIAIGCTGGKHRSVYLAEKLGDYFKALGKHVKVQHAALEHQNKKA
- a CDS encoding PTS sugar transporter subunit IIA; translated protein: MLLFTQLLTLENIRQGITCASKKRTFEIIGQILAPEADIPVEHEESECQEDDIVKEKEICCTDCLFTREKIGNSALGNGIAMPKGRLPQGTKPLAAFLQLTSGVDYDAPDHRDVDLILAILIPNEMCAEFSTKLQEIAKRLVDKTLCKKLRAAQSAEEIWQAFKESDIQYLEQATFDPDLEEENQDTTEETETLN
- the lptB gene encoding LPS export ABC transporter ATP-binding protein, with amino-acid sequence MATLSAQHLAKSYKGRQVVSDVSFNVHSNEIVGLLGPNGAGKTTSFYMVVGLVNNDAGKIFIDNEDLSQLPMFKRAQKGLGYLPQEASIFRHLSVYDNLMAVLEIRKELTLEERRKKADDLIEEFNIGHIRDSLGQSLSGGERRRVEIARALAADPKFILLDEPFAGVDPISVIDIKKIILDLRNRGLGVLITDHNVRETLDVCERAYIVSAGKMIATGTPDEILNNEHVKRVYLGEQFKL